The proteins below are encoded in one region of Aquisphaera giovannonii:
- the nadD gene encoding nicotinate-nucleotide adenylyltransferase, whose translation MRLGLFGGTFDPIHLGHLILAEHCREACRLDRVWFVVAGEPPHKRGDRTPVAHRLEMARIAVAGSESFEVSDIEARRPGPHYSVDTLEAVRRERPEDELFFLIGADSLVDLPTWRDPAGIAKRATIVVANRPGSTPPDGGKLPDFGPGSKALEAVAIPSVGIASTDLRARLAAGRSVRYMIPRAVEAYIEAHGLYRA comes from the coding sequence ATGCGGCTCGGACTATTCGGGGGGACCTTCGACCCGATCCACCTCGGCCACCTGATCCTGGCGGAGCACTGCCGGGAGGCCTGCCGCCTGGACCGCGTCTGGTTCGTGGTCGCCGGCGAGCCCCCGCACAAGCGCGGGGACCGGACGCCCGTCGCCCACCGCCTGGAGATGGCCCGGATCGCGGTCGCCGGGAGCGAGTCGTTCGAGGTCTCGGACATCGAGGCACGGCGGCCCGGCCCGCATTACAGCGTGGACACGCTCGAGGCGGTCCGCCGGGAGCGGCCGGAGGACGAGCTCTTCTTCCTCATCGGCGCCGACAGCCTCGTGGACCTGCCCACCTGGCGCGACCCGGCGGGCATCGCGAAGCGGGCGACCATCGTGGTCGCGAATCGGCCGGGCTCGACGCCCCCCGACGGCGGCAAACTGCCGGACTTCGGGCCCGGGAGCAAGGCGCTGGAGGCCGTGGCGATCCCGTCCGTCGGCATCGCCTCCACGGACCTCAGGGCGCGGCTCGCGGCGGGGCGGAGCGTCCGCTACATGATACCCCGGGCGGTCGAGGCCTACATCGAGGCCCACGGCCTCTACCGGGCGTGA
- a CDS encoding SDR family NAD(P)-dependent oxidoreductase produces MLSKLFDLTGRVALVTGGSKGLGKAMAIGLAEAGAGVVIASRHEEELRAAAREIRSAGTAGVEYVVSDLSLRGEADTLAQKAIEAMGRVDILINNAGVNTPQAIDEMKDEVWDRVLELNLTSCMALTRALSPYMKERKWGRIVHLSSIMGLTSAAARNPYSATKSALLGLARASANDLGSFGITVNCIAPGPMLTDMPMSVLSKEKQDEFAQGTALLRWGRPDELVGPVLLLASDAGSYITGSVLVVDGGCLAKVF; encoded by the coding sequence ATGCTGAGCAAGCTGTTCGACCTGACGGGGCGGGTGGCGCTGGTCACCGGGGGGTCGAAGGGGCTGGGGAAGGCGATGGCGATCGGGCTGGCGGAGGCCGGCGCCGGGGTGGTCATCGCCAGCCGGCACGAGGAGGAGCTCCGGGCCGCGGCCCGCGAGATCCGCTCGGCGGGGACGGCGGGCGTCGAGTACGTCGTCTCGGACCTCAGCCTACGCGGCGAGGCCGACACGCTCGCGCAGAAGGCCATCGAGGCCATGGGCCGCGTGGACATCCTCATCAACAACGCCGGGGTGAACACCCCCCAGGCGATCGACGAGATGAAGGACGAGGTCTGGGACCGCGTCCTCGAGCTCAACCTCACCTCGTGCATGGCCCTGACCCGCGCGCTGTCGCCCTACATGAAGGAGCGGAAGTGGGGGCGCATCGTCCACCTCTCGTCGATCATGGGGCTCACCTCGGCCGCCGCGCGGAACCCGTACTCGGCCACGAAGAGCGCGTTGCTCGGCCTGGCCCGGGCCAGCGCCAATGACCTGGGGAGCTTCGGCATCACCGTCAACTGCATCGCGCCGGGGCCGATGCTGACCGACATGCCCATGAGCGTGCTGTCCAAGGAGAAGCAGGACGAGTTCGCCCAGGGCACCGCCCTGCTCCGCTGGGGCCGCCCGGACGAGCTCGTCGGCCCGGTCCTCCTCCTGGCCAGCGACGCCGGGAGCTACATCACCGGCAGCGTCCTCGTCGTGGACGGCGGCTGCCTGGCGAAGGTCTTCTGA
- the trpS gene encoding tryptophan--tRNA ligase: protein MRILSGIQPSGALHIGNYFGAIRQYIALQEEHEAFYFIANYHALTSLRDAAQMRQNTLDAFVDLLALGLDPAKATLFVQSDVPETVELAWLLTTVTPMGWLEKCVSYKDKIQQGLPAEHGLFAYPVLMAADILLYDADLVPVGQDQRQHLEITRDVAERFNHVYGPGEVFRLPKPYILDDTAIVPGLDGRKMSKSYGNTIEIFDEPNVIRKKVKKIVTDSLPVEAPKDPDKCSLMALYRLFATPDELSDVERRYREGGIGYGEMKNRLADAIVARFDAPRAARAEWIANPDRVAKVRAEGAERAHATARPILDRVRKACGMA, encoded by the coding sequence ATGCGGATCCTGTCCGGTATCCAGCCTTCGGGCGCGTTGCACATCGGGAACTACTTCGGGGCCATCCGGCAGTACATCGCGCTGCAGGAGGAGCACGAGGCGTTCTACTTCATCGCCAACTACCACGCGCTGACCTCGCTGCGCGACGCGGCGCAGATGAGGCAGAACACCCTGGACGCCTTCGTGGACCTCCTGGCGCTGGGGCTCGACCCGGCGAAGGCCACGCTGTTCGTCCAGTCGGACGTGCCGGAGACCGTGGAGCTGGCCTGGCTGCTGACGACGGTCACGCCGATGGGCTGGCTGGAGAAGTGCGTCAGCTACAAGGACAAGATCCAGCAAGGGCTCCCGGCGGAGCACGGGCTGTTCGCCTACCCGGTGCTCATGGCCGCGGACATCCTCCTGTACGACGCGGACCTCGTCCCCGTGGGCCAGGACCAGCGGCAGCACCTGGAGATCACCCGGGACGTCGCCGAGCGGTTCAACCACGTCTACGGCCCGGGCGAGGTCTTCCGGCTCCCGAAGCCGTACATCCTGGACGACACCGCGATCGTGCCCGGGCTCGACGGGCGGAAGATGTCCAAGAGCTACGGCAACACGATCGAGATCTTCGACGAGCCCAATGTCATCCGCAAGAAGGTCAAGAAGATCGTCACCGACAGCCTGCCCGTGGAGGCGCCCAAGGACCCGGACAAGTGCTCGCTGATGGCCCTCTACCGGCTCTTCGCCACGCCCGACGAGCTCTCGGACGTGGAGCGGCGCTATCGCGAGGGGGGCATCGGCTACGGCGAGATGAAGAACCGCCTGGCCGACGCCATCGTCGCCCGCTTCGACGCCCCCCGGGCCGCCCGCGCCGAGTGGATCGCCAACCCCGACCGCGTCGCGAAGGTCCGCGCCGAGGGCGCCGAACGCGCCCACGCCACGGCCCGCCCCATCCTGGACCGCGTGCGGAAGGCCTGCGGCATGGCGTGA
- a CDS encoding beta strand repeat-containing protein: MKPHLPARRPSPGHQAAPSLASRRRPRRHVGRAVEVLEDRRLLSTFTVTNRHNSGDGSLRWAIVSSNSSPGADTIRFGVSGTIRVGGPSLPAITGAVTIDGSSAPTFAGAPVVTVDFGGTRGLRFASGSDGSTLTGLSLVRAGNAGVTLDASRVTVQGNMIGIRPNGQVAGNRGDGVRINASSHGDLVGQADPVAGISYYSADSVPTYPVSGWQGIRAGSLPGQYLMTGTSGSNGLLYVGPISGVGGTSYAVNVPWGTSSSLYGPNLLSDGSLQLVGTYRAGSDVVNGFLFQGTTSELSQSANYTTIDYPGAQYTYVHSTMGGLAVGNADGPEGDAPLGTGHAFVYDIATAAITDIVYPGSTTTTAYGIWSNGQSKFTIVGGFSAPGETPDGLSHAFMVDYDASTGAYSHWTPFDYPNGVVGKDYVTHFQGISGEEKGVYTLAADSAQRGTADPAQGSWVSVRRNTDGSFGSGVWVDLNAPGVDPSKSITSVDSVAGNAVVGFVAAASGAASYQAEVHTGFRLSNVISGNGGNGVGIYGGSDNVVAMNFIGTDASGTVRRGNAKNGILITAGASGNRIGGEATGGNDPTGGVFVRPPMGNLISGNGGNGVLITGGATRNQLSGNFVGTSASGNWALGNRLDGVAIDGASGNSLLGCTFQQDPFVFYNVISGNGGNGLRITNSNDTTVQANFLGVGANNATVVANGGDGLLVSGTSANTQVGGVIPLGNVISGNNRNGIEVKDRASGLVSFNTFAGLFAFSTAAPNRKDGILITSTGGNNLIRTCIVSGNLGNGIEIGGHATGVQVTETAVGTNTAINTALPNGGDGILITGSAHGNAIGGFQPSIEPQVTVSANRRYGIEVAGRARDNRIVHAKIGTSALGTDPLGNGLGGIYLSAGTSSTQVGGASIPLQNLVRYNLGNGLTMKSTRAARVVGNTIDRNRAVGLRATGNCAGSTVASNTIVANEGGDVDLSGSRGIDYSS; encoded by the coding sequence ATGAAACCCCACCTGCCCGCCCGCCGTCCGAGTCCCGGCCACCAGGCCGCCCCCTCCCTCGCGTCCCGCCGCAGGCCCCGCCGGCACGTCGGCCGGGCGGTGGAGGTCCTGGAGGACCGGCGGCTCCTCTCGACGTTCACCGTGACGAATCGGCACAACTCCGGCGACGGCTCGCTCCGCTGGGCGATCGTCTCGTCCAACTCCAGCCCCGGCGCCGACACCATCCGCTTCGGGGTCTCCGGGACCATCCGGGTCGGCGGGCCTTCCCTGCCCGCGATCACGGGGGCGGTGACGATCGACGGCTCGTCGGCGCCCACCTTCGCCGGCGCGCCCGTCGTCACGGTGGACTTCGGCGGGACCCGGGGATTGAGGTTCGCGAGCGGCTCCGACGGGTCGACCTTGACGGGGCTGTCCCTGGTCCGCGCGGGCAACGCGGGCGTCACGCTCGACGCCTCGCGGGTCACCGTCCAGGGCAACATGATCGGCATCCGGCCCAACGGCCAGGTCGCCGGCAATCGCGGGGACGGCGTCCGGATCAACGCCTCGTCGCACGGCGACCTCGTCGGCCAGGCCGACCCGGTGGCCGGCATCTCCTACTACAGCGCCGACTCCGTGCCCACGTACCCCGTGTCCGGCTGGCAGGGGATCCGGGCGGGCAGCCTGCCCGGGCAATACCTCATGACCGGGACCTCCGGCAGCAACGGGCTCCTCTACGTCGGCCCGATCTCGGGCGTCGGCGGGACGAGCTATGCGGTGAACGTGCCCTGGGGGACGTCCTCGAGCCTCTACGGCCCGAACCTGCTCTCCGACGGCTCGCTCCAGCTCGTCGGCACCTACCGGGCGGGGTCCGACGTCGTCAACGGGTTCCTGTTCCAGGGGACGACCTCCGAGCTCTCCCAGTCGGCGAATTACACGACGATCGACTACCCGGGGGCCCAGTACACCTACGTCCACAGCACGATGGGCGGCCTCGCGGTCGGCAACGCCGACGGCCCGGAGGGCGACGCGCCGCTCGGCACCGGCCACGCCTTCGTGTACGACATCGCGACCGCCGCGATCACGGACATCGTCTACCCGGGCTCGACGACGACCACGGCGTATGGCATCTGGAGCAATGGGCAGTCGAAGTTCACGATCGTCGGAGGCTTCAGCGCACCGGGCGAGACGCCGGACGGCCTCAGCCACGCCTTCATGGTGGACTACGACGCCTCGACCGGCGCGTATTCCCACTGGACCCCGTTCGACTACCCCAACGGCGTGGTCGGCAAGGATTACGTCACCCACTTCCAGGGCATCAGCGGCGAGGAGAAGGGCGTCTACACGCTGGCCGCGGACTCCGCCCAGAGGGGCACGGCCGACCCCGCGCAGGGCTCCTGGGTGAGCGTCCGGCGCAACACCGACGGCTCGTTCGGCAGCGGCGTGTGGGTCGACCTGAACGCCCCCGGGGTGGACCCGAGCAAGTCGATCACCAGCGTCGACTCGGTGGCCGGGAACGCGGTGGTCGGCTTCGTCGCGGCGGCCTCGGGCGCGGCCTCGTATCAGGCGGAGGTGCACACGGGATTCCGGCTCTCCAACGTCATCAGCGGCAACGGCGGCAACGGCGTCGGCATCTACGGCGGCTCGGACAACGTCGTCGCGATGAACTTCATCGGCACCGACGCGAGCGGGACGGTCCGCCGCGGCAACGCCAAGAACGGCATCCTCATCACGGCCGGCGCGAGCGGCAACAGGATCGGCGGCGAGGCGACCGGCGGCAACGACCCGACCGGCGGGGTCTTCGTCCGGCCCCCCATGGGGAACCTCATCTCGGGGAACGGCGGCAACGGCGTCCTCATCACCGGCGGGGCCACGCGGAACCAGCTCAGCGGGAACTTCGTCGGGACCTCGGCCTCCGGCAATTGGGCCCTGGGCAACCGGCTCGACGGCGTGGCGATCGACGGTGCCAGCGGGAACTCGCTGCTCGGCTGCACGTTCCAGCAGGATCCGTTCGTCTTCTACAACGTGATCAGCGGCAACGGCGGCAACGGCCTGCGGATCACCAATTCCAACGACACCACCGTGCAGGCCAACTTCCTGGGCGTGGGTGCCAACAACGCGACCGTCGTGGCCAACGGCGGGGACGGGCTCCTCGTCTCCGGCACGTCGGCGAACACCCAGGTCGGCGGCGTGATCCCGCTGGGCAACGTGATCTCGGGGAACAACCGCAACGGCATCGAGGTGAAGGACAGGGCCAGCGGCCTCGTCTCCTTCAACACGTTCGCCGGGCTCTTCGCCTTCTCGACCGCCGCGCCCAACAGGAAGGACGGCATCCTGATCACCTCGACCGGCGGGAACAACCTGATCCGCACGTGCATCGTCTCCGGCAACCTCGGCAACGGCATCGAGATCGGGGGCCACGCCACGGGCGTCCAGGTGACCGAGACCGCGGTCGGGACGAACACGGCGATCAACACGGCACTCCCCAACGGGGGCGACGGGATCCTCATCACCGGCTCCGCCCACGGCAACGCGATCGGCGGGTTCCAGCCCTCGATCGAGCCGCAGGTGACGGTCTCGGCGAACCGGCGGTACGGCATCGAGGTCGCCGGCCGGGCCCGCGACAACCGGATCGTCCACGCCAAGATCGGCACGTCCGCCCTGGGGACCGACCCGCTGGGGAACGGGCTCGGCGGGATCTACCTGAGTGCCGGGACGTCCTCGACCCAGGTCGGCGGGGCCTCGATCCCCCTCCAGAACCTGGTCCGGTACAACCTCGGCAACGGCCTGACGATGAAGTCCACGAGGGCGGCGAGGGTCGTGGGCAACACGATCGACCGGAACCGGGCCGTGGGCCTGCGGGCGACCGGCAATTGCGCCGGCTCCACGGTGGCGTCGAATACGATCGTCGCCAACGAGGGGGGCGACGTGGACCTGAGCGGCTCCCGCGGGATCGACTATTCGTCCTGA
- a CDS encoding tetratricopeptide repeat protein, with product MALPRIRVGLGMMVLLVASGSPSTPAGSVNDDRDRAFRLYDAGRFAEAIPLLDRVIEAHHRDVQGRIKRGNCYLRLDRPERAVPDFEFVARFSPFNPSAQTDLGIALLMIGRHQDAQACFEQAIRYWSNPLNGAGALNRRSAREIRQGRGASHCGLAQVYHRTGRNEEAIAEYNRALAIFAEDPNTYIGRGDAHASLGEEDEAFADYAEAIRIGPAYSRAYVSRATLLARLGRADEALADYERALAIDPNDALALGLRGGLLSQRGQNDRALADFEAVLGMRPEDAGAHKDRGGLLVRMGRNEEAIADLDRAISLNPRSAASYLNRGAAHSNLGHYEQAIADLERAIDLDPKDPKSHTNIGLALFMVGSYDRSIEELSEAVRLAPRNAIVRMNRGNVYAKLGFREQAIADYGESERADPRLMASLGGPSRLLETMGRQSLAMLDQKRVTLSKPGAGEASAALERGHALRARGDWKAAIAEFDRAIGLDPGRPEAYVARGWSRFCAGEPDAEADAQAYLKLRGWDDRFSPYMALLGVLSARRAGHEEEGRRALDEAIAGVPPGLWPLPLLHYLRHDITGTAVLEKAKGETQQAEAHAVVGLDLLRRGDRKGAIEHLRWVRDHGPSKSVFFDVAGATLRDLDTPLDPLSRAIRARRAN from the coding sequence ATGGCGCTGCCGCGCATCCGGGTCGGGCTCGGGATGATGGTCCTGCTGGTCGCGAGCGGCTCGCCGTCAACGCCGGCCGGGTCCGTCAATGACGATCGCGACCGGGCCTTCCGGCTGTACGACGCCGGCCGCTTCGCGGAGGCGATCCCGCTCCTGGATCGGGTGATCGAGGCGCACCACCGGGACGTCCAGGGCCGCATCAAGCGGGGCAACTGCTACCTCCGGCTCGACCGGCCGGAACGCGCCGTCCCGGACTTCGAGTTCGTGGCGCGGTTCAGCCCGTTCAACCCGAGTGCGCAGACCGACCTGGGCATCGCGCTCCTCATGATCGGGCGGCACCAGGACGCGCAGGCCTGCTTCGAGCAGGCGATCCGCTACTGGTCCAACCCGCTGAACGGCGCGGGCGCGCTGAACCGCAGGAGTGCCCGGGAGATCCGGCAGGGCCGGGGCGCGTCGCATTGCGGGCTGGCCCAGGTCTACCACCGGACCGGCCGGAACGAGGAGGCCATCGCCGAATACAACCGCGCCCTCGCGATCTTCGCGGAGGATCCCAACACCTACATCGGCCGCGGCGACGCGCACGCGTCCCTCGGCGAGGAGGACGAGGCCTTCGCGGACTACGCGGAGGCCATCCGCATCGGCCCGGCCTACTCGCGGGCCTACGTCTCCAGGGCCACGCTCCTCGCGAGGCTCGGCCGGGCCGACGAGGCGCTCGCCGACTACGAGCGGGCCCTCGCGATCGACCCCAATGACGCCCTCGCCCTCGGGCTGCGCGGCGGCCTGCTGTCGCAACGCGGGCAGAACGACCGGGCGCTCGCGGACTTCGAGGCCGTCCTGGGGATGCGGCCCGAGGACGCGGGGGCGCACAAGGATCGCGGCGGGCTCCTGGTGCGGATGGGCCGCAACGAGGAGGCGATCGCGGACCTAGACCGGGCGATCTCGCTCAACCCCCGGAGCGCCGCCTCGTACCTGAACCGGGGCGCCGCGCACAGCAACCTCGGCCACTACGAGCAGGCGATCGCGGACCTGGAGAGGGCGATCGACCTGGATCCGAAGGACCCGAAGTCGCACACGAACATCGGCCTGGCGCTCTTCATGGTCGGCAGCTACGACCGGTCGATCGAGGAGCTGAGCGAGGCCGTCCGCCTGGCGCCCCGCAACGCGATCGTCCGCATGAATCGCGGCAACGTCTACGCGAAGCTCGGCTTCCGCGAGCAGGCGATCGCCGACTACGGCGAGTCGGAGCGGGCCGACCCGCGGCTGATGGCGAGCCTGGGCGGCCCGTCGCGGCTCCTGGAGACGATGGGCCGCCAGAGCCTGGCCATGCTGGACCAGAAGCGCGTGACCCTGTCGAAGCCGGGCGCCGGCGAGGCGTCCGCGGCGCTGGAGCGGGGCCATGCCCTGCGGGCCCGCGGGGACTGGAAGGCGGCGATCGCCGAGTTCGACCGGGCGATCGGGCTCGACCCGGGCCGGCCCGAGGCCTACGTGGCCCGGGGCTGGTCGCGGTTCTGCGCGGGGGAGCCGGACGCCGAGGCGGACGCGCAGGCGTACCTGAAGCTCCGCGGCTGGGACGACCGCTTCTCGCCCTACATGGCGCTCCTGGGCGTCCTCTCCGCCCGTCGAGCCGGGCACGAGGAGGAGGGCCGCCGGGCGCTCGACGAGGCCATCGCCGGGGTTCCCCCGGGCCTCTGGCCGCTGCCGCTGCTCCACTACCTCCGCCACGACATCACCGGCACGGCCGTCCTCGAGAAGGCGAAGGGGGAGACGCAGCAGGCCGAGGCCCATGCCGTCGTGGGCCTGGACCTGCTGCGCCGGGGCGACCGCAAGGGGGCGATCGAGCACCTCCGGTGGGTCCGCGACCACGGCCCCTCGAAGTCGGTCTTCTTCGACGTGGCCGGCGCGACGCTCCGGGACCTGGACACGCCCCTCGACCCGCTCTCCCGGGCCATCCGGGCCCGCCGGGCCAATTGA
- a CDS encoding serine/threonine-protein kinase, whose translation METPTPVDRSRIDALVDLFATTWREGEPPRLELFLSQVPPGPGRDELLLALLEIEIRHRRAAGDCPRVEDYASRLPGYASTISATIDRLNTVEAAPPPPSAASVSFAELPEYEVLDVLGEGAMGVVYRARHRTLGRPAAIKVILPGRSTDRFRREATLVAAIRSPHVVAVHDFRGLADGRFALVMELVDGSDLRAVMRANGGRIPEEQAVRWMADVCEGMIAAAERGIIHRDLKPQNILIDDRRRALVADFGLARGEGVLPDVTTADTVMGTPQYMAPEQAEDPRGVDTRADIYSFGAAFYHALTGSPPFDGASAFSILCKHKSEPLASPRSRNPDISERIGAVLERCLAKAPGDRFPSFAELRRQLTTAPGPFSPWDMTEDPELLAHLERYRARRDAYLDPESDLPAEGEAHAFPGGRRVVILRGDITRQDVDAVVSSDTHRLTHNFGVSLAIGEAGGRQVVDELARYGPVRPGRAVVTSGGRLPARYVFHGVTVGITGDGIVEPSRDLIAEIMASCFYHADSLQVGTIAFPLLGTGAMGFSREICLDTMFQSLARTFLRGLGPLREARIVIFPEEAPDWGRRPAR comes from the coding sequence ATGGAGACGCCGACGCCCGTCGATCGCAGCCGGATCGACGCCCTGGTGGACCTGTTCGCGACGACCTGGCGCGAGGGGGAGCCCCCGCGGCTGGAGCTCTTCCTCTCGCAGGTCCCCCCGGGCCCCGGGCGTGACGAGCTGCTCCTTGCGCTGCTGGAGATCGAGATCCGCCACCGCAGGGCCGCGGGCGACTGCCCTCGCGTTGAGGATTACGCGTCCCGGCTCCCCGGGTACGCCTCAACGATCTCCGCGACGATCGACCGGCTGAACACCGTCGAGGCCGCGCCGCCACCGCCCTCGGCGGCCTCGGTCTCGTTCGCGGAGCTGCCGGAGTATGAGGTGCTAGACGTCCTCGGCGAGGGGGCGATGGGCGTCGTCTACCGGGCGCGACATCGGACGCTCGGCAGGCCCGCCGCCATCAAGGTCATCCTACCGGGCCGGAGCACGGACCGGTTCCGCCGCGAGGCCACGCTCGTCGCGGCCATCCGCTCGCCGCACGTCGTCGCCGTGCACGACTTCCGGGGCCTCGCGGACGGCCGGTTCGCCCTCGTCATGGAGCTCGTGGACGGCAGCGACCTGCGGGCGGTGATGCGGGCCAACGGGGGGAGGATCCCGGAGGAGCAGGCCGTCCGCTGGATGGCGGACGTCTGCGAGGGGATGATCGCCGCCGCGGAGCGGGGGATCATCCACCGCGACCTGAAGCCGCAGAACATCCTCATCGACGACCGGCGACGCGCGCTCGTCGCCGACTTCGGGCTGGCCCGCGGCGAGGGCGTCCTCCCCGACGTGACCACCGCCGACACGGTCATGGGGACGCCCCAGTACATGGCCCCGGAACAGGCCGAGGACCCCCGGGGCGTGGACACGCGGGCCGACATCTACAGCTTCGGGGCCGCCTTCTATCACGCCCTGACCGGCTCGCCCCCGTTCGACGGGGCGTCCGCCTTCTCGATCCTCTGCAAGCACAAGTCCGAGCCGCTCGCCTCTCCCCGCTCGCGGAACCCGGACATCTCGGAGCGCATCGGCGCCGTCCTCGAGCGGTGCCTGGCCAAGGCGCCCGGCGATCGCTTCCCCTCGTTCGCCGAGCTCCGCCGCCAGCTCACGACGGCGCCCGGGCCGTTCTCGCCCTGGGACATGACCGAGGATCCCGAGCTCCTGGCCCACCTCGAGCGGTACCGGGCCCGCCGCGACGCGTACCTGGACCCGGAGTCCGACCTGCCCGCCGAGGGCGAGGCCCACGCCTTCCCGGGCGGCCGCAGGGTCGTGATCCTGAGGGGGGACATCACGCGCCAGGACGTGGACGCGGTCGTCAGCTCGGACACCCACCGGCTCACGCACAACTTCGGCGTCTCCCTCGCGATCGGCGAGGCCGGCGGCCGGCAGGTGGTGGACGAGCTCGCGCGCTACGGGCCGGTCCGCCCCGGCCGTGCGGTGGTCACGTCCGGCGGTCGGCTCCCGGCGCGGTACGTCTTCCACGGGGTGACCGTCGGGATCACCGGGGACGGCATCGTCGAGCCGAGCCGCGACCTCATCGCCGAGATCATGGCGAGCTGCTTCTACCACGCCGACTCCCTCCAGGTCGGCACGATCGCCTTCCCGCTGCTGGGCACCGGCGCGATGGGGTTCTCCCGGGAGATCTGCCTCGACACGATGTTCCAGTCCCTGGCCCGGACCTTCCTCCGCGGCCTGGGCCCGCTCCGCGAGGCCCGCATCGTCATCTTCCCCGAGGAAGCCCCGGACTGGGGGCGCCGCCCCGCCCGCTGA